From a region of the Poecile atricapillus isolate bPoeAtr1 chromosome 4, bPoeAtr1.hap1, whole genome shotgun sequence genome:
- the UBE2D3 gene encoding ubiquitin-conjugating enzyme E2 D3 isoform X1 encodes MALKRINKELSDLARDPPAQCSAGPVGDDMFHWQATIMGPNDSPYQGGVFFLTIHFPTDYPFKPPKVAFTTRIYHPNINSNGSICLDILRSQWSPALTISKVLLSICSLLCDPNPDDPLVPEIARIYKTDRDKYNRLAREWTEKYAML; translated from the exons ATGGCGCTGAAACGCATCAACAAG gAACTTAGTGACTTAGCCCGTGATCCTCCAGCACAGTGTTCAGCAGGTCCCGTTGGAGATGACA TGTTTCATTGGCAAGCCACAATTATGGGACCT AATGACAGTCCATATCAGGGTGGTGTATTCTTCTTGACAATTCACTTTCCCACAGACTACCCATTCAAACCACCTAAG gTTGCATTTACAACAAGAATCTATCATCCAAATATTAACAGTAATGGCAGCATTTGTCTTGATATTCTAAGATCACAGTGGTCTCCTGCTTTAACTATTTCTAAAG ttCTCTTATCCATTTGTTCACTGTTATGTGATCCAAATCCAGATGACCCACTAGTGCCAGAGATTGCACGTATCTATAAAACAGACAGAGACAA GTACAATAGGTTAGCAAGAGAGTGGACAGAGAAATACGCTATGCTGTAG
- the UBE2D3 gene encoding ubiquitin-conjugating enzyme E2 D3 isoform X2, producing MALKRINKELSDLARDPPAQCSAGPVGDDMFHWQATIMGPNDSPYQGGVFFLTIHFPTDYPFKPPKVAFTTRIYHPNINSNGSICLDILRSQWSPALTISKVLLSICSLLCDPNPDDPLVPEIARIYKTDRDKYNRISREWTQKYAM from the exons ATGGCGCTGAAACGCATCAACAAG gAACTTAGTGACTTAGCCCGTGATCCTCCAGCACAGTGTTCAGCAGGTCCCGTTGGAGATGACA TGTTTCATTGGCAAGCCACAATTATGGGACCT AATGACAGTCCATATCAGGGTGGTGTATTCTTCTTGACAATTCACTTTCCCACAGACTACCCATTCAAACCACCTAAG gTTGCATTTACAACAAGAATCTATCATCCAAATATTAACAGTAATGGCAGCATTTGTCTTGATATTCTAAGATCACAGTGGTCTCCTGCTTTAACTATTTCTAAAG ttCTCTTATCCATTTGTTCACTGTTATGTGATCCAAATCCAGATGACCCACTAGTGCCAGAGATTGCACGTATCTATAAAACAGACAGAGACAA GTACAACAGAATATCTCGGGAATGGACTCAGAAGTATGCCATGTGA